The Primulina eburnea isolate SZY01 chromosome 8, ASM2296580v1, whole genome shotgun sequence genome contains a region encoding:
- the LOC140838064 gene encoding probable indole-3-pyruvate monooxygenase YUCCA10 — MTLVTASSMAEQRVKETVVIIVGGGPSGLATAACLSNLSIPYILLEREDCVASIWKKYTYDRVHLHLAKQFCELPLLPIPSSYPTYLSRMEFVQYLNDYVSHFRIHPIFRQSVEAAAYDEVEGKWNVKARDSGTGSDEVKEYRSRFLVVATGESCDASWPEIEGLQSFSGEILHSTQYKTGEKFKDKSVLVVGSGNSGMEISLDLANYGADTSVVVRSPIHVLSRSMTSLGLVLLKYLRLYWVDSLLVMMSKIVYGDLCKYGIERPKEGPFAMKDKYGRYPVVDVGTYQKIKSRQIRVLPGINRIRGTNVLFEDGKEYAFDAIVLATGFKRSTKTWLKGDEYLLGDNGLSKRSYPNHWKGLNGLYCSGLARKGLYGAAMDAQNIAQDINTVL, encoded by the exons ATGACTCTCGTCACAGCTTCTTCCATGGCAGAGCAGAGGGTTAAAGAAACGGTGGTGATAATAGTCGGCGGCGGTCCTTCCGGCCTAGCAACGGCGGCGTGTCTAAGCAACCTCTCGATCCCATACATACTTCTAGAGAGAGAAGACTGCGTTGCGTCAATCTGGAAGAAATACACCTACGACCGGGTCCACCTGCACCTGGCCAAACAATTCTGCGAGCTTCCCCTGCTGCCCATCCCTTCATCTTACCCCACTTATCTATCGAGAATGGAGTTCGTGCAGTACTTAAACGACTACGTTTCGCATTTCAGGATCCACCCCATTTTCCGGCAGTCGGTGGAAGCGGCGGCATACGATGAAGTTGAAGGGAAATGGAACGTCAAGGCTAGGGACTCTGGCACGGGGTCCGATGAAGTGAAGGAGTACAGGTCCAGGTTTCTGGTTGTGGCCACTGGTGAATCCTGCGACGCTTCCTGGCCTGAGATAGAGGGTTTGCAGAGCTTTAGTGGTGAGATTTTGCATTCGACGCAGTATAAAACTGGGGAGAAGTTTAAGGATAAAAGTGTTCTGGTTGTCGGCAGTGGGAACTCCGGCATGGAGATTTCCTTGGATCTTGCTAACTATGGTGCCGATACCTCCGTTGTTGTCCGAAGCCCG ATTCACGTGTTATCAAGAAGTATGACTTCTTTGGGATTGGTATTGTTAAAGTACTTGAGATTGTATTGGGTTGACTCTCTCTTGGTTATGATGAGCAAAATTGTGTATGGAGATTTGTGTAAATATGGAATCGAGAGACCAAAAGAAGGGCCTTTTGCTATGAAGGATAAGTATGGAAGATACCCGGTTGTCGATGTTGGAACATATCAAAAAATCAAGTCCCGACAGATTCGG GTATTACCCGGAATAAACAGAATTAGAGGCACAAATGTGCTATTTGAGGATGGGAAAGAATATGCTTTCGATGCAATAGTATTAGCCACAGGGTTCAAAAGATCCACGAAAACGTGGCTCAAG GGAGATGAATACCTTTTAGGCGATAATGGGCTTTCGAAGCGCAGTTACCCGAATCACTGGAAAGGTTTGAATGGGCTGTATTGCTCTGGGCTGGCCCGAAAAGGATTGTATGGAGCTGCCATGGATGCCCAAAACATAGCCCAGGATATCAATACTGTACTATAA
- the LOC140840145 gene encoding bifunctional 3-dehydroquinate dehydratase/shikimate dehydrogenase, chloroplastic-like: MNELKSKKSNTQIIVSSYVTSDFCTREKLGDTIIDMQSIGADVVKLIIELDSIANVAPIFHLLTHCQVPLIARTMGESGLISQLLGPKYGAFMVFGSLGDKNVPGLPSLASIKQVYKLEYMNVDTKIFGVVSSPVSHSKGPLLHNPAFRHTGYNGIYVPLLVDDLQEFFSVYSSSDFAGFSVGIPHKEAAVRCCDEVHPLALSIGAVNTIVRSPADGKLVGYNTDCEACITAIEDAYRENSVKSEQGSYVSPLSGKLFVLVGAGGAGRAIAFGARSRGARVVIFNRNFERAKALAMAVSGEAMPYERLNDFRPEKGMILANASAVGMEPDKDQTPVSKVALKSYELVFDAVYTPRNTRLLQEAAEVGATVVSGVEMFIRQALGQFKLFTNGLAPEEFMRKIVLEQF, encoded by the exons ATGAATGAACTCAAGAGCAAGAAATCAAACACACAGATTATTGTTTCAAGTTATGTAACCTCTGATTTCTGCACCAGAGAAAAGCTTGGTGATACTATAATTGACATGCAATCTATTGGAGCTGATGTTGTTAAACTGATAATCGAACTCGACTCTATTGCAAATGTAGCACCAATCTTCCACTTGCTAACTCATTGTCAG GTGCCGTTGATTGCAAGAACTATGGGGGAAAGTGGTTTAATCAGCCAATTGTTGGGACCTAAATATGGTGCATTTATGGTCTTTGGATCTTTGGGAGACAAAAATGTGCCTGGATTGCCATCTCTAGCTAGCATTAAACAAGTTTACAAGCTAGAGTATATGAATGTAGATACAAAGATTTTCGGTGTGGTTTCGAGTCCTGTAAGTCACAGCAAAGGGCCTCTTCTGCATAATCCAGCATTTCGACACACAGGATATAATGGGATTTATGTGCCACTCTTAGTCGATGATCTCCAAGAATTCTTTAGCGTCTATTCCAGCAGTGACTTTGCGGGTTTCAG CGTTGGAATACCCCACAAAGAAGCGGCTGTGAGGTGTTGCGACGAAGTTCATCCACTTGCTTTG TCCATAGGTGCAGTAAACACTATAGTCAGGAGTCCTGCAGACGGAAAACTTGTTGGCTATAATACAGATTGTGAAGCCTGCATAACTGCTATCGAAGATGCATATAGAG aaaatagtGTTAAAAGTGAACAAGGATCGTATGTTTCACCCCTCTCTGGAAAGTTGTTTGTCTTGGTCGGAGCAGGAGGTGCTGGTAGAGCTATAGCATTTGGTGCCAGGAGCCGGGGGGCTCGAGTTGTCATCTTCAACCGAAATTTcg AGAGAGCCAAGGCCCTTGCAATGGCAGTGTCTGGTGAAGCCATGCCGTATGAACGCTTAAATGATTTTCGACCTGAAAAAGGGATGATTCTTGCAAATGCTTCTGCAGTGGGTATGGAGCCAGATAAAGATCAAACTCCTGTATCCAAG GTGGCCTTGAAATCGTACGAGTTGGTATTTGATGCTGTTTATACACCTCGAAATACTCGGCTACTACAAGAAGCTGCCGAGGTTGGAGCCACGGTTGTGAGCGGTGTTGAGATGTTTATCAGACAAGCTCTTGGTCAGTTTAAGCTGTTCACCAATGGATTAG CTCCAGAGGAGTTCATGCGCAAGATTGTACTAGAGCAATTCTGA
- the LOC140840146 gene encoding short-chain dehydrogenase reductase 5 — MLRTGLRRSFASGILRAPNFGREFSELTGRKLEGKVALITGGASGIGKETATKFIANGAKVVLADIQQDLGHQTARELGSNASFVQCDVTQESDISQAVDFTVSQHGQLDIMYNNAGIACHTPPSIADLDLSAFDRVMAVNVRGVIAGIKHGARVMIPRKSGAILCTSSVTGIVGGVAQHTYSISKTTIIGIVKSAAAELCKHGIRINCISPMAIPTPFVIEELKKYFPGVDSERLVKMVHDFGVLEGAVCETSDIANAAFFLASDDAKYVNGHNLVVDGGFTSIKSLSFPTPDQLK, encoded by the exons ATGTTGAGAACTGGGTTAAG GAGGAGCTTTGCTTCAGGAATTTTACGGGCTCCAAATTTTGGCAGGGAGTTTTCTGAGCTCACAGGAAG GAAACTGGAAGGCAAAGTGGCTCTAATCACTGGTGGAGCCAGCGGCATAGGCAAAGAAACAGCTACTAAGTTTATTGCCAATGGTGCCAAAGTAGTGCTGGCCGACATCCAACAAGATCTCGGCCACCAGACGGCACGGGAACTCGGGTCAAACGCCAGCTTCGTCCAATGCGACGTCACCCAAGAATCTGATATCTCACAGGCAGTCGATTTCACCGTATCCCAGCACGGCCAACTTGATATAATGTACAACAATGCAGGCATAGCCTGCCATACTCCACCGAGCATAGCTGACCTCGACCTGTCGGCCTTCGACCGAGTTATGGCAGTCAATGTCAGGGGAGTCATTGCTGGGATCAAGCACGGGGCCCGAGTCATGATCCCGAGGAAAAGTGGAGCCATTTTGTGCACATCCAGTGTGACTGGGATTGTAGGTGGCGTAGCCCAGCATACGTACTCAATATCCAAGACTACGATAATTGGAATTGTGAAATCCGCCGCAGCAGAGCTATGCAAGCATGGGATTCGGATCAACTGCATATCGCCTATGGCTATTCCGACCCCCTTTGTGATCGAAGAACTCAAGAAATATTTTCCGGGGGTCGACTCTGAGAGGCTCGTGAAGATGGTGCACGATTTTGGCGTGCTGGAGGGAGCTGTTTGTGAGACTAGTGACATCGCTAATGCCGCATTTTTTCTTGCATCGGATGATGCAAAGTATGTTAATGGTCATAACCTGGTGGTGGATGGTGGTTTTACTTCAATTAAGagtttgagtttcccaacaccAGATCAACTCAAATGA